In one Corallococcus sp. EGB genomic region, the following are encoded:
- a CDS encoding lamin tail domain-containing protein, producing the protein MSRAVRGWGVRLGLGWVLGWMGACGLPMWEEEPPACEALLPGDLVITEYLNDPAGADTGKEYVELHNPTRETVDLLGVTLFTARDEAAQERVYTFTTGLPVDAGGFVVLGDVREGALPEHVDLAYGDALGALGNSAGLLGLRCGTRVLDVVSLTAPARSGSARTYDGRLVPDAEDNDDPSRWCDAPGSPGVANAPCPVLPDGGVPSGDGGRVTTCLPPGAVSPREVQPPRPGELIITEVMANPRGDDTVGEWLEVRATVPLDLNGLTVGTDTSGTRLESERCLSLAAGEFALLARRREQDVNGGLPEPLATFSVDLRNAGGVVAVRAGNVLIDSALYGPAVDGVATQVSAPLTDDAKNNDVSTSWCAATEPYGDKGNLGTPGRANRVCTASDAGTAQATCIDRTTGQARALRTPTVGSLVLTEFMADPAAVPDAQGEWVEVLALREVDLNGVTLANESGSSVLESPLCLSMKAGGFAVLARSDDASRNGGLPSVLGTFAFGLGNGAGAHVLKLSAQGTVLDSVAFTSAASPGVSSQLDARVRDATGNDAAGAFCATPSGVTYGAGDRGTPGRENRRCAP; encoded by the coding sequence GTGTCTCGGGCAGTGCGGGGATGGGGCGTGCGGTTGGGATTGGGGTGGGTGCTGGGATGGATGGGGGCGTGCGGACTGCCCATGTGGGAGGAGGAGCCTCCGGCGTGTGAGGCATTGCTGCCGGGGGACCTGGTCATCACGGAGTACCTCAACGATCCCGCGGGCGCGGACACGGGGAAGGAGTACGTGGAGCTCCACAACCCCACCCGCGAGACCGTGGACCTGCTGGGCGTCACGCTCTTCACCGCGCGCGATGAGGCGGCACAGGAGCGGGTCTACACCTTCACCACGGGCCTCCCGGTGGACGCGGGCGGCTTCGTCGTGCTGGGCGACGTGCGCGAGGGGGCGCTGCCCGAACACGTGGACCTGGCTTATGGCGATGCGCTCGGCGCGCTGGGGAACAGCGCGGGGCTGCTGGGCCTGCGGTGCGGGACGCGCGTGCTCGACGTGGTGTCCCTCACCGCGCCGGCGAGGTCGGGTTCTGCCCGGACCTATGACGGCCGACTCGTGCCCGACGCGGAGGACAATGACGATCCGTCGCGCTGGTGCGATGCGCCGGGCAGCCCGGGCGTCGCGAACGCGCCGTGTCCCGTGCTGCCGGATGGCGGAGTGCCCTCCGGGGACGGAGGCCGCGTCACCACGTGCCTGCCACCGGGCGCGGTCTCGCCTCGCGAGGTCCAGCCTCCGCGTCCGGGGGAGCTGATCATCACCGAGGTGATGGCCAACCCGAGAGGCGACGACACGGTGGGCGAGTGGCTGGAGGTCCGCGCCACCGTGCCCTTGGACCTCAACGGGCTGACGGTGGGGACGGACACATCCGGCACACGTCTGGAGTCGGAGCGGTGTCTGTCGCTCGCCGCTGGAGAGTTCGCGCTGCTCGCGCGCAGGCGGGAGCAAGACGTGAATGGCGGCCTGCCGGAGCCGCTGGCCACGTTCTCCGTGGACCTGCGCAACGCGGGCGGCGTGGTCGCAGTGCGCGCGGGAAACGTGCTCATCGACAGCGCGCTGTATGGCCCGGCCGTGGACGGCGTGGCCACCCAGGTGTCCGCGCCGCTCACCGACGATGCGAAGAACAACGACGTCTCCACGTCCTGGTGCGCGGCCACGGAGCCCTACGGTGACAAGGGCAACCTGGGCACGCCGGGGCGGGCCAACCGCGTGTGCACCGCGAGCGACGCGGGCACGGCGCAGGCCACCTGCATCGACCGGACGACGGGCCAGGCCCGAGCGCTCCGTACTCCCACCGTGGGCTCCCTGGTGCTCACCGAGTTCATGGCCGACCCCGCCGCCGTCCCGGATGCGCAGGGGGAATGGGTGGAGGTGCTCGCGCTGCGCGAGGTGGACCTCAACGGGGTGACGCTCGCCAACGAATCCGGCAGCTCCGTCCTGGAGTCCCCGCTGTGCCTGTCGATGAAGGCCGGAGGCTTCGCGGTCCTCGCGCGCAGTGACGACGCTTCACGCAATGGCGGGTTGCCTTCGGTGCTCGGCACGTTCGCCTTCGGTCTGGGCAACGGCGCGGGCGCGCATGTCCTCAAGCTGTCCGCGCAGGGAACCGTGCTGGACTCCGTGGCCTTCACGAGCGCCGCGAGCCCTGGCGTGTCTTCGCAGCTGGATGCACGCGTGCGGGACGCCACCGGCAACGACGCGGCCGGGGCCTTCTGTGCGACGCCTTCGGGCGTGACCTATGGCGCGGGCGACCGGGGCACCCCGGGCCGGGAGAACCGGAGGTGCGCGCCATGA